One Gammaproteobacteria bacterium DNA segment encodes these proteins:
- a CDS encoding SulP family inorganic anion transporter produces the protein MFQLGCTNRACFQNEILSGLTVALALVPEAVAFAFVAGVKPLVGLYAAFMVGLLAAIFGGRPGMISGATGAMAVVMVTLVANHGVEYLFAAVVLTGIIQILAGVARLGKFIRIVPYPVMLGFVNGLAIVIFLAQLQHFQVKLADGSSQWLTGTALWTLAGLVMLTMLIIHFLPRLTQTFPSPLAAILVVSGLVIGFDINTNVVGDLADIKGGLPAFHVPAVPFNRETLMIILPYSIILAAIGLIESLLTLSLIDEVTNTRGRGNRECVGQGIANTVTGMFGGMGGCAMIGQSMINVNSGGRKRLSAIAAALFLLSFILFASDLIKQIPMAALVGVMFMVVLGTFEWSSLRIIKKIPRTDAFVLILVSGVTVATDLAVAVIVGVIVAALAFAWEHAKHINIYGYDDENGSRVYELSGPLFFGSVKRFLELFTPENDPDDVIIEFQNSRVADHSAIEAIDTLAERYIKLGKKLHLRHLSAECRQLLTKAGDLVEVNVMEDPKYHVADDKLA, from the coding sequence ATGTTTCAGCTTGGTTGCACCAATCGCGCCTGTTTTCAAAACGAAATTCTTTCCGGCTTGACCGTAGCCCTGGCGCTGGTGCCGGAAGCCGTTGCCTTTGCCTTTGTTGCCGGCGTGAAGCCGCTGGTGGGACTGTACGCTGCGTTCATGGTGGGCTTGCTGGCCGCTATTTTCGGGGGTCGCCCGGGCATGATTTCCGGTGCTACCGGCGCGATGGCGGTGGTCATGGTCACGCTGGTGGCAAACCATGGTGTGGAATACCTGTTCGCCGCCGTGGTGCTGACCGGCATCATCCAGATCCTGGCCGGCGTTGCCCGACTGGGGAAATTCATTCGTATTGTGCCGTACCCGGTGATGCTGGGCTTTGTCAACGGCCTGGCGATCGTGATTTTCCTGGCACAGCTTCAGCACTTCCAGGTCAAGCTGGCGGATGGCAGCAGCCAGTGGCTCACGGGTACTGCGCTATGGACATTGGCCGGCCTGGTAATGCTGACCATGCTCATTATTCACTTTCTGCCCAGGCTCACCCAGACATTTCCGTCACCGCTGGCAGCCATACTGGTGGTATCAGGCCTGGTGATCGGTTTTGATATTAATACCAACGTTGTCGGTGATCTCGCTGACATCAAGGGTGGCTTGCCTGCTTTTCACGTTCCGGCCGTGCCCTTTAACCGCGAAACCCTGATGATCATTCTTCCCTATTCCATCATACTGGCCGCTATCGGCCTGATCGAATCCCTGCTGACGTTAAGCCTGATTGACGAAGTCACCAATACTCGTGGACGCGGTAATCGTGAATGTGTTGGCCAGGGTATCGCCAACACGGTAACCGGCATGTTCGGCGGCATGGGCGGATGCGCCATGATCGGTCAGAGCATGATTAACGTTAATTCCGGTGGCCGCAAAAGATTGTCTGCCATTGCCGCGGCGCTGTTCCTGTTAAGTTTTATCCTGTTTGCCTCCGACCTCATCAAGCAAATCCCCATGGCAGCACTGGTGGGCGTCATGTTCATGGTGGTACTGGGCACGTTTGAATGGTCGAGTCTTCGCATTATCAAAAAGATCCCGCGCACCGATGCCTTCGTGCTCATACTGGTGTCCGGGGTGACTGTTGCCACCGACCTGGCGGTCGCCGTTATCGTTGGCGTAATCGTCGCGGCGCTGGCCTTTGCCTGGGAGCATGCCAAGCACATCAACATTTACGGCTATGATGACGAGAATGGCTCCCGGGTATACGAACTGTCCGGGCCATTGTTCTTTGGTTCAGTGAAACGCTTCCTGGAACTGTTTACACCGGAAAACGATCCGGATGACGTGATCATTGAATTTCAGAACTCGCGAGTTGCGGACCACTCGGCCATCGAAGCCATCGACACGCTGGCTGAACGTTACATCAAGCTCGGCAAGAAACTGCATCTTCGTCACTTAAGTGCCGAATGCCGTCAACTGCTGACCAAGGCCGGTGACCTGGTGGAAGTCAACGTCATGGAAGATCCGAAATACCACGTTGCTGATGACAAGCTGGCCTGA
- a CDS encoding quinone oxidoreductase, protein MTHAIRIHQPGGPDAMQWETVDVGSPGPGQVRLRQTACGLNFIDIYMRSGVYPVAELPAVLGMEAAGVVAEIGEGVTDLATGDRVAYAMVPGAYAEERLIDAQKLVRIPDSINDDTAATMMLKGLTAHYLLFRTYPVKAGDTILIHAAAGGVGLMVCQWAKHLGATVIGTVGSKQKAELAMAHGCDHVVYYREENLPQRVRELTGGQGVPVVYDGIGQETFEDSLDCLRPFGVMVTFGNITGQVEPFSPKMLAPKGSLYVTRPTLATHVSTRALLVEGAQRLIEVIDKGIVKNNINQHYALKDAADAHRDMEARKTTGSTVLRI, encoded by the coding sequence ATGACCCACGCCATTCGCATACATCAGCCAGGCGGACCCGACGCCATGCAGTGGGAAACTGTTGACGTTGGCTCACCAGGCCCGGGGCAGGTGCGACTCAGGCAAACCGCCTGCGGACTGAATTTTATTGATATCTACATGCGCAGCGGCGTTTACCCGGTTGCCGAATTGCCGGCCGTACTCGGTATGGAAGCGGCGGGCGTAGTTGCTGAAATTGGTGAAGGCGTAACGGATCTCGCCACCGGTGATCGTGTCGCTTACGCCATGGTGCCCGGCGCCTACGCCGAGGAACGCCTGATCGACGCACAAAAACTGGTGCGAATTCCCGACAGCATCAACGATGACACCGCCGCAACCATGATGCTCAAAGGCCTGACCGCGCACTACCTGTTGTTTCGCACCTACCCGGTCAAGGCGGGCGACACCATCCTGATTCACGCCGCTGCCGGTGGCGTTGGCCTGATGGTTTGCCAATGGGCAAAACATCTTGGCGCAACGGTTATCGGTACGGTGGGTTCGAAGCAAAAGGCTGAACTGGCCATGGCCCATGGCTGTGATCACGTGGTGTATTACCGCGAAGAAAACCTGCCACAACGCGTGCGCGAACTCACCGGCGGCCAGGGCGTCCCGGTGGTATATGACGGTATCGGCCAGGAGACTTTTGAAGATTCGCTGGATTGCCTGCGGCCGTTTGGCGTTATGGTTACCTTTGGCAACATCACCGGCCAGGTCGAACCGTTCAGCCCGAAAATGCTGGCGCCCAAGGGTTCACTCTATGTCACCCGGCCAACACTGGCCACGCATGTCTCCACGCGTGCGTTGCTCGTCGAAGGTGCACAACGGCTTATTGAAGTGATCGACAAGGGCATCGTCAAGAACAACATCAACCAGCACTATGCCCTGAAAGATGCAGCGGATGCGCACCGTGACATGGAAGCGCGCAAGACCACCGGTTCTACGGTGTTGCGTATCTAG
- a CDS encoding porin family protein produces MRHYLPLTLPVLMLASVSFAGSSRAAEGWHVGFTTGSSHTRPDIGQFDDGSIFAVDADYSTVLAFSLFGEFRFSPYLGLELGHISNGWWGHEAQSSGGSAWRTGDISIDYKVNNTRVGALGTLPLDRRQRLNLLAKVGLSRWTSKVELSDNFGIVANETDQGIAPYTGIGVEYSLLSRLGIRLQLEHYRVRPESKTFNQDYNFDYNSLGFAVFTRF; encoded by the coding sequence ATGCGTCACTACCTGCCATTAACATTGCCCGTGCTAATGTTAGCCAGCGTTTCCTTTGCCGGCAGCAGCCGCGCAGCCGAGGGCTGGCATGTCGGTTTTACTACCGGCTCATCGCATACGCGCCCGGATATTGGCCAGTTCGATGATGGCTCCATATTTGCCGTCGATGCTGACTACTCCACTGTCCTGGCGTTTTCGCTTTTTGGGGAATTCCGCTTTTCTCCTTACCTGGGACTGGAGCTGGGCCACATCAGTAACGGTTGGTGGGGCCATGAAGCCCAATCCAGCGGCGGCAGCGCCTGGCGCACCGGTGATATCAGTATCGATTACAAGGTCAATAATACCCGTGTCGGCGCACTGGGAACGCTGCCGCTGGATCGCAGGCAGCGACTGAACCTGCTGGCCAAGGTCGGGCTCAGCCGCTGGACCAGCAAAGTCGAGCTTTCCGACAACTTCGGCATTGTTGCCAACGAAACCGACCAGGGAATCGCGCCTTATACAGGCATTGGCGTGGAATACAGCTTGTTGAGCCGGCTCGGTATTCGCCTGCAGCTGGAGCATTACCGGGTGCGCCCTGAAAGCAAGACATTCAATCAAGACTATAACTTTGACTACAACTCGCTCGGGTTCGCCGTGTTCACGCGCTTCTGA
- a CDS encoding efflux RND transporter permease subunit produces MINRFVEFFVDRHLLTNLLFIAIIIGGIASWQSIKKEERPDVTSDVVRVSAIYPGATAEEVEHFVTRELEEELRAVDGVYRIISSVSRGATTINVELEADFANKDEAITEIRNAALGTRLPPEVRDKPRVRVFKSSKKAIIDIALINRKVHLLTDEQRRELQSYAAALELQLTALPQITGVNRSGYLQEELQINVDPKKLVRYQIPLSQVINEVYRNHIRQPAGNIEIKDEPSVTINAQLDSVSKLEQLYVQAGFKGKAIGLKDIATVENGFRREKQLIKVNGHESIMFNVVKTGSFGIIESLDAVQTVVDEFRNTNLRHSDIDLVILDDESYDVRNRLSIIATNGGIGFTLILITLFLFLSRRAGIWVAMGIPFTICMTLVGAWLIGYTINNVTLAAVIIVMGIVVDDAIVVAENVGRFRARGFSSRDAAIKGTSQVFMPIVAAIATTCAAFVPLYFFSGWLGKYVSFIPVIVFLMLVASLLESLVILPGHLHLQTPAFLQFLSGSSKPRTRPHWFDHYETRYGDLLIRLLNYKYLIVAGFVVVLAVSLLIAKHTMNFVLFPNSETREIVLLGTADKTSDRYETAEISKKIEAIIEPYIGKEVVGFRTEIARSRHGGVARENSFRMIIEIVPKEDRSRSADELVALWKPEADKVKGINKLVIQKSRWGQSSGTAIEVLIQENDDALRDKAAEAVLAAMQKHPDLANGEIDKPLTLPEYRIDIQRDKVKRLAISPLDISTTFRASLEGNILYELPKGSERIDVRLSVINDAKRDINSILQIPVENRGNYLAPLADLVTVTRIQSPVSINRRDTRRATTVMADLKKGSEKTPLQVALDLENGVFKEVASQQPTTTLGFDGEVAETRESRSSLLNAIVLVILLIFAILLILFNSFSRSLMIILSIPFGAAGVILAFWAHGQTLFGFFAAVGALGMAGVVVNDAIIMLTKLDGEIIEQQGASHYEKIARIAQTRLKAVTLTTLTTVAGVLPTAYGLAGYDAMLAEMMLALAWGLLFGSAITLLLIPCLYAMLQDMQSRFAMRIR; encoded by the coding sequence ATGATAAACCGGTTTGTTGAATTTTTTGTTGATCGTCACCTGCTGACCAACCTGCTGTTTATTGCCATCATCATCGGCGGCATCGCCAGCTGGCAGTCGATCAAGAAAGAAGAGCGTCCGGACGTGACATCGGACGTGGTTCGCGTGTCGGCCATTTATCCCGGCGCCACTGCCGAGGAAGTAGAGCATTTTGTTACCCGTGAGCTGGAAGAAGAGCTGCGCGCGGTGGATGGCGTCTACCGCATTATCAGCAGCGTCAGTCGCGGTGCGACCACGATTAACGTGGAACTTGAAGCGGATTTTGCCAACAAGGACGAGGCCATTACTGAAATTCGCAACGCTGCCCTGGGCACGCGCCTGCCGCCGGAAGTACGTGACAAGCCCCGCGTGCGCGTGTTCAAGAGCTCCAAGAAAGCCATTATTGATATCGCCCTGATCAATCGCAAGGTTCACCTGCTGACCGACGAACAGCGTCGCGAACTGCAATCCTACGCCGCCGCGCTGGAACTGCAGCTGACCGCCCTGCCACAAATCACCGGCGTCAATCGTTCCGGCTACCTGCAGGAAGAATTGCAGATCAATGTTGATCCGAAAAAACTGGTGCGCTACCAGATTCCGCTGAGCCAGGTAATCAACGAGGTTTACCGCAACCACATCAGGCAACCGGCTGGCAATATCGAGATCAAGGACGAACCCAGTGTTACCATTAACGCGCAGCTGGACAGCGTCAGCAAGCTGGAACAGCTTTATGTCCAGGCCGGCTTCAAGGGCAAGGCAATCGGGCTAAAGGATATTGCCACGGTTGAAAACGGCTTCCGCCGTGAAAAACAGCTGATCAAGGTTAATGGCCACGAATCAATCATGTTCAACGTGGTCAAGACCGGCTCATTCGGCATTATTGAATCACTTGATGCCGTGCAAACCGTTGTCGATGAATTCCGCAATACCAACCTGCGTCATTCCGATATAGACCTGGTGATCCTCGATGATGAATCCTATGACGTACGCAACCGTCTCAGTATCATTGCCACCAACGGTGGTATCGGTTTCACACTGATACTGATCACGCTGTTCCTGTTTCTCAGCCGTCGCGCCGGCATCTGGGTGGCCATGGGCATTCCGTTCACCATCTGCATGACCCTGGTGGGCGCCTGGCTGATTGGTTATACCATTAATAACGTCACCCTGGCCGCGGTCATCATTGTCATGGGCATTGTTGTCGATGATGCCATTGTTGTTGCCGAAAACGTCGGCCGCTTTCGCGCTCGCGGGTTCAGCTCCCGCGATGCGGCAATCAAGGGCACGAGCCAGGTATTCATGCCCATCGTTGCCGCCATTGCCACCACCTGTGCTGCGTTCGTGCCGCTGTATTTCTTCTCAGGCTGGCTCGGCAAGTATGTAAGTTTCATTCCTGTCATTGTGTTCCTGATGCTGGTCGCCAGCCTGCTCGAATCGCTGGTGATCCTGCCCGGTCACCTGCACCTGCAAACGCCGGCGTTCCTGCAGTTTCTTTCCGGCAGCAGCAAGCCGCGCACCCGGCCACACTGGTTCGATCACTATGAAACCCGTTACGGTGACCTGCTGATACGACTGCTGAATTACAAGTACCTGATCGTCGCCGGCTTTGTTGTGGTGCTGGCAGTATCATTGCTGATCGCCAAACACACCATGAACTTTGTCTTGTTTCCCAATTCGGAAACACGGGAAATTGTGCTGCTCGGCACCGCCGACAAAACGTCCGATCGCTACGAAACCGCCGAGATCAGCAAAAAGATTGAAGCCATTATCGAGCCCTACATAGGCAAGGAAGTGGTGGGTTTCCGCACAGAAATTGCACGCAGTCGTCACGGCGGCGTCGCCAGGGAAAACAGCTTCCGCATGATTATTGAAATCGTGCCCAAGGAAGACCGGTCACGTTCCGCTGATGAACTGGTGGCGCTGTGGAAACCGGAAGCGGACAAGGTCAAGGGCATCAACAAGCTGGTTATCCAGAAGAGTCGCTGGGGCCAGTCATCGGGCACGGCCATAGAAGTACTGATACAGGAAAACGATGATGCGTTGCGTGACAAGGCCGCCGAGGCCGTGCTTGCCGCCATGCAGAAACATCCGGATCTTGCCAACGGGGAAATAGACAAGCCACTGACACTTCCTGAGTACAGGATCGATATTCAAAGAGACAAGGTAAAACGACTGGCGATCAGCCCGCTGGATATTTCCACCACCTTCCGCGCATCGCTTGAAGGCAACATACTCTACGAATTGCCAAAAGGCAGTGAGCGTATTGATGTACGCCTGTCCGTGATCAACGATGCCAAGCGTGACATCAACAGCATTCTGCAGATACCTGTTGAGAACCGTGGCAACTACCTGGCACCGTTGGCTGACCTGGTTACGGTTACCCGGATCCAGTCGCCGGTTTCCATTAATCGTCGCGATACCCGTCGGGCAACAACCGTCATGGCTGACCTGAAAAAAGGGTCCGAGAAGACACCACTGCAGGTCGCGCTTGACCTGGAAAACGGTGTGTTCAAGGAAGTGGCTAGCCAGCAACCAACGACGACACTCGGGTTTGATGGTGAAGTTGCCGAGACCCGCGAGTCGCGCAGCAGCCTGCTGAATGCCATCGTGCTGGTGATCCTGCTGATTTTCGCCATCTTGCTGATCCTGTTTAATTCGTTCTCAAGATCCCTGATGATTATCCTGTCGATTCCGTTCGGCGCTGCCGGCGTTATCCTGGCATTCTGGGCACACGGCCAGACGCTGTTTGGATTCTTTGCCGCTGTCGGCGCACTGGGCATGGCCGGTGTTGTGGTTAACGATGCCATTATCATGCTCACCAAGCTGGATGGCGAAATAATTGAACAACAGGGCGCCAGCCATTATGAAAAAATTGCGCGCATCGCCCAGACCCGACTGAAAGCTGTCACCCTGACAACACTGACCACGGTGGCCGGTGTACTGCCAACTGCCTATGGGCTTGCCGGCTATGATGCCATGCTGGCCGAAATGATGCTGGCACTGGCCTGGGGCCTGTTGTTTGGCTCGGCCATCACGCTGTTACTGATTCCATGCCTGTATGCCATGCTCCAGGACATGCAATCCCGTTTTGCCATGCGGATACGGTGA
- a CDS encoding flavin reductase family protein — MIIDPDQLDTTSVYKLLTGAVVPRPIAWVSSRSGDGILNLAPYSFFNVASRKPPMLSISIGPRTGGEDYAKDTLTNIRETGEFVINMVSLKLANAMHETSINHAPDVDEFERSGVTPADCEVVSAPRVAESLISMECTLEHELQLGTDVLIIGRMHRYHVRDELINNGRIDQAALDPLARMAGNFTRIGKLFDLPINDSELPG; from the coding sequence ATGATTATTGATCCCGACCAGCTGGATACGACATCGGTATACAAGCTGTTGACCGGTGCCGTTGTGCCCAGGCCAATTGCCTGGGTGTCCAGTCGCAGCGGCGACGGCATACTGAATCTCGCGCCCTACAGTTTTTTTAACGTTGCGTCACGCAAACCGCCCATGCTCAGTATATCCATCGGTCCACGCACCGGTGGTGAGGATTATGCCAAGGATACCTTGACCAATATTCGTGAGACCGGTGAGTTTGTCATTAACATGGTGTCACTGAAGCTCGCCAACGCCATGCATGAAACCTCGATCAACCATGCACCGGACGTGGACGAGTTTGAGCGCTCCGGCGTCACGCCGGCAGACTGCGAAGTGGTATCGGCACCGAGGGTGGCGGAATCGCTGATCAGCATGGAGTGTACGCTGGAGCATGAACTGCAGCTGGGCACGGATGTGCTGATTATCGGCCGCATGCATCGTTATCACGTGCGTGATGAGCTGATCAACAATGGTCGTATCGACCAGGCTGCGCTGGATCCGCTGGCGCGTATGGCCGGTAATTTCACGCGAATCGGCAAGCTGTTTGATTTGCCGATAAATGACAGTGAGTTACCGGGCTAG
- a CDS encoding TolC family protein, with protein sequence MTRLPLHTLVALLLTGNSALADTAANKVSPLTLSAFIEQATRNDTSFERILIDQYKLQYRHDALMPDSDIIADIKYRHHVFLDQDHESPDASVSLSKLFPFSGTALALNYNKPVIAAGAVDQSSIELLITQPIARNAFGKALSLQGKLIGIENDIVRYQVVEAYEDYLAGLTATYYNWYTAYENLRTGEASLRSNQKLMQDIRDRQRQKIALPVDVNKMKLLLIGKQENVIVLQETRDNYRNLIARAVRHRQPEMLVPVKPDKPAAQVQFERDYGNFTGNSRTYKTLALLEQQGTLEVKSAADDILPSTNLLLGYRADGEQWGIENEQRSWFGGIGLRWELGGSVARARESIAKLEHRKTVLSNQDKYEELHTNLKNLYQQIEREQALITIATDKIRLAEAVLRDEAENYSFGKVTLNDYIVAVNRVDEARFGFTAHTVALAKLQIEWLRLTDQLVQEDRVLQQPAKP encoded by the coding sequence ATGACGCGCCTGCCACTACATACACTCGTTGCGCTGTTGCTGACCGGCAACAGCGCGCTGGCGGACACCGCGGCGAACAAGGTCTCGCCACTGACTCTGTCTGCGTTTATCGAGCAGGCGACGCGAAACGATACCAGCTTTGAACGCATCCTTATTGATCAATACAAGCTACAGTATCGTCATGATGCACTGATGCCCGACAGCGACATCATTGCCGATATCAAGTATCGCCATCATGTCTTTCTCGACCAGGATCATGAAAGCCCTGACGCATCGGTATCACTGAGCAAGCTGTTTCCGTTCAGCGGCACCGCGCTGGCGCTGAACTACAACAAACCGGTTATTGCTGCCGGCGCGGTTGACCAGTCCAGTATTGAATTGTTGATCACCCAGCCTATTGCCCGCAACGCATTTGGCAAGGCGCTGTCATTGCAAGGCAAGCTCATTGGTATTGAAAACGATATCGTTCGCTACCAGGTGGTGGAGGCCTACGAGGATTACCTGGCCGGGCTGACCGCTACCTATTACAACTGGTACACCGCCTACGAAAACCTGCGCACCGGCGAAGCATCACTGCGCTCCAACCAGAAGCTGATGCAGGATATACGCGACCGGCAGCGCCAGAAAATTGCCCTGCCTGTTGATGTGAACAAGATGAAACTGCTGCTCATCGGCAAGCAGGAAAACGTTATCGTGCTGCAGGAAACCCGCGACAACTATCGTAACCTGATCGCCCGGGCGGTTCGCCACCGGCAACCGGAAATGCTGGTGCCGGTAAAACCGGACAAGCCGGCAGCCCAGGTGCAGTTTGAACGGGACTATGGCAACTTTACCGGTAACAGTCGCACCTACAAGACGCTGGCGCTGCTCGAACAACAAGGCACACTAGAAGTGAAAAGCGCTGCCGACGATATCCTGCCCTCCACCAACCTGTTACTGGGCTATCGCGCCGACGGTGAGCAATGGGGTATCGAGAATGAACAGCGCAGCTGGTTCGGCGGCATCGGCCTGCGCTGGGAACTGGGTGGCTCGGTGGCCCGTGCCCGCGAAAGCATTGCAAAACTTGAACACCGCAAGACCGTGTTGTCCAACCAGGACAAGTACGAGGAACTGCACACCAACCTGAAAAACCTGTACCAGCAAATTGAACGGGAACAGGCGCTTATCACCATTGCCACCGACAAGATCCGGTTGGCCGAAGCGGTTTTGCGCGACGAGGCGGAAAACTATTCTTTCGGCAAGGTTACGCTCAACGACTACATCGTCGCCGTCAATCGCGTTGACGAGGCACGGTTCGGCTTTACTGCGCACACCGTCGCGCTGGCCAAGCTGCAGATCGAATGGTTGCGCCTTACCGATCAACTGGTACAGGAAGACCGCGTACTGCAGCAACCCGCCAAACCATAG
- a CDS encoding DUF4292 domain-containing protein yields the protein MRINYNRLLISIFLSVAGALPAAASMAGEAETIVGNIVKAYGGVDALKRVKSVHHIGTIQSVRLQKTGTLSRLLVLPGKLRVEIDYPGGPKEQRITTEAGAWRDGRPATAPMHKAMTLQAARFQLPLILTRHPVTIVSKDKGQVRLKVELPDSTSLEVTVNPDNWRIVRSVGRMAMGQMNMEFGADYSDFRIVDGVLFAHREQLMAMGQPTGIAEIKKIEINRNEAKDQFSI from the coding sequence ATGCGTATAAATTATAACCGGTTGTTGATATCAATTTTTCTGTCTGTCGCCGGGGCACTGCCCGCGGCAGCATCCATGGCCGGTGAAGCTGAAACCATTGTGGGTAATATTGTCAAAGCCTATGGCGGTGTTGATGCATTGAAGCGGGTCAAGTCCGTTCACCACATCGGTACAATACAATCCGTTCGTTTGCAAAAGACCGGCACCCTGAGCCGGTTGCTGGTGTTGCCGGGCAAGCTGCGCGTCGAAATAGATTATCCCGGCGGGCCAAAAGAGCAGCGCATTACGACTGAAGCCGGCGCCTGGCGCGACGGTCGCCCGGCCACGGCACCCATGCACAAGGCGATGACCTTGCAGGCTGCCCGGTTTCAGTTACCACTTATCCTCACACGTCACCCGGTCACTATCGTCAGCAAGGACAAGGGCCAGGTGCGATTGAAAGTTGAGTTACCGGATTCCACATCGCTGGAGGTGACGGTTAACCCGGACAACTGGCGCATCGTGCGCTCGGTTGGCCGCATGGCCATGGGGCAGATGAACATGGAATTCGGCGCCGACTACTCGGACTTCCGAATTGTTGATGGCGTGTTGTTCGCCCATCGCGAACAGCTCATGGCAATGGGCCAGCCCACCGGAATCGCTGAAATCAAGAAAATTGAAATCAACCGCAACGAAGCCAAAGACCAGTTCAGCATCTGA
- a CDS encoding cupin domain-containing protein gives MELQCWNTDRDGELSEAAMRRWLEAQGYRVCTYVYPPGTVFPDHSHTGDKMDGVISGRFRMTMDGNSIVLGPGDMLVVPRGVVHRAEVVGEAPVVSLDAIRIDILE, from the coding sequence ATGGAATTGCAGTGCTGGAATACTGATCGGGATGGAGAGCTGTCCGAGGCCGCCATGCGCAGGTGGCTGGAAGCGCAAGGCTACCGGGTTTGTACCTATGTTTATCCGCCGGGCACGGTATTTCCCGATCACAGCCACACTGGCGACAAGATGGATGGCGTGATATCCGGCCGGTTTCGCATGACCATGGACGGCAACAGTATTGTGCTTGGCCCGGGTGATATGCTGGTTGTGCCCCGTGGCGTGGTGCATCGGGCCGAAGTGGTGGGCGAAGCGCCGGTCGTCAGCCTGGATGCCATTCGCATCGATATACTCGAATAA
- a CDS encoding MBL fold metallo-hydrolase, with translation MVRMSMSLAGWMFLLALAGPVAADATQVSITPLGSHDGEFCSRDRALLLEDPDGTRLLYDPGRTVAGADDERLGRIDALLISHMHGDHVGNAHIAERNAGSCAQPDTPVNVLPDTNTVKIALAKNAAIIAGSEMPKFFAAKLKASGGDPKKARLVRFGGSTKLGGVTITTVPASHSNGIAGDMIGGELGSMLNTAGLTAHAGPPTGFVLTFSNGLVVYLSGDTGITAEQENTVRKHYRARLAVMNIGDTYTTGPREAAWVVNELIRPASVIASHANEAATEKGKIIGGTRTESFIKATRVPVHLPLSGRTMKFDNGGRCIDGCKRVHAK, from the coding sequence ATGGTCAGGATGAGCATGTCATTGGCCGGATGGATGTTTTTGCTGGCCCTGGCTGGTCCGGTCGCCGCCGATGCGACGCAGGTGAGTATCACGCCACTGGGCAGTCATGATGGCGAGTTCTGCAGTCGCGACCGGGCGTTATTGCTGGAAGACCCTGACGGCACGCGACTGCTCTATGATCCGGGCCGAACAGTCGCCGGCGCCGACGATGAACGGCTTGGTCGTATTGATGCGTTGCTGATAAGTCATATGCACGGCGATCATGTAGGTAACGCCCATATTGCCGAACGCAATGCCGGCAGTTGCGCCCAACCGGATACACCCGTAAATGTCTTGCCTGATACCAATACAGTAAAAATCGCGCTGGCTAAAAATGCCGCCATTATCGCCGGCAGTGAAATGCCGAAATTCTTTGCTGCCAAGCTGAAAGCCTCGGGCGGTGATCCAAAAAAAGCACGGCTGGTACGTTTTGGCGGGTCAACAAAGCTGGGTGGTGTGACCATTACCACGGTACCGGCCAGTCATTCCAATGGCATTGCCGGTGACATGATTGGCGGTGAGTTGGGCTCAATGCTGAATACTGCCGGCCTCACTGCCCATGCCGGGCCGCCAACCGGGTTTGTCCTGACCTTTAGCAATGGCCTGGTTGTGTATCTTTCCGGTGATACCGGCATTACTGCCGAGCAGGAAAATACTGTGCGCAAGCATTACCGCGCCAGGCTGGCGGTGATGAATATCGGCGATACCTACACAACCGGCCCGCGGGAAGCTGCCTGGGTTGTCAATGAATTGATTCGGCCGGCTTCGGTTATTGCCTCGCACGCCAACGAAGCGGCAACCGAAAAAGGCAAAATCATTGGCGGTACGCGTACCGAGAGTTTTATCAAGGCGACGCGTGTGCCGGTACATTTGCCGCTCAGTGGCCGCACCATGAAATTTGACAACGGCGGTCGATGCATCGACGGTTGCAAACGGGTTCACGCAAAATGA